Proteins encoded together in one Amblyraja radiata isolate CabotCenter1 chromosome 11, sAmbRad1.1.pri, whole genome shotgun sequence window:
- the LOC116978423 gene encoding probable G-protein coupled receptor 139, with the protein MWQHIDLVSFFLGLQSPLESRGGERLLSVIESGEPGVNSVAIVILTRRKCGLSRCITRYLLAMATSDLMVVIIAVAVEQINNMFLLIKVLFITPVCSFTLVLRFAALDCSVWFTVAFTFDRFVAICCQKLRVKYCTERTAIIIVAIITFVGCARSVPFFFAVNPHVVIDEVPWYCIPKPEYFTSPVWRIRELIDSIMTPLLPICLILLFNALTVRHIIAANRLRKGLRSSVESQKDPEVENRRKSMILLFAISANFILLWLTYVVHSFKWQVQNVYYRDKYLNSPVYNIQQFGFMLQFLSSCTNTCIYGFTQKKFREELKNGVKFLVTFDGRLCKLKNIFFMTQLNERKA; encoded by the exons ATGTGGCAGCACATAGACCTCGTGAGCTTTTTCCTTGGGCTCCAGTCACCGCTGGAAAGCCGCGGAGGTGAGAGGCTGCTCTCGGTGATAGAGTCCGGAGAACCGGGAG TTAATTCGGTGGCGATTGTGATTCTAACTCGCCGAAAGTGCGGGCTGTCCAGATGCATCACACGCTATCTGCTGGCCATGGCGACATCAGATCTCATGGTGGTCATCATTGCCGTTGCTGTGGAGCAGAttaacaatatgtttttgttaatTAAAGTCTTATTCATCACTCCTGTCTGTTCTTTCACCCTGGTCTTGAGATTCGCGGCGCTTGACTGCTCTGTTTGGTTCACGgtcgctttcacctttgatcgctttgtTGCCATCTGTTGTCAGAAGCTACGTGTGAAGTATTGCACTGAGAGAACGGCGATCATCATTGTCGCAATAATCACCTTTGTCGGTTGTGCGCGGAGTGTCCCCTTTTTCTTCGCCGTCAATCCTCATGTCGTCATTGACGAGGTGCCCTGGTATTGCATTCCAAAACcggaatatttcacctctcccgtGTGGAGGATCCGGGAGTTGATTGACAGCATAATGACGCCCTTATTGCCTATATGCTTGATTCTGCTCTTCAATGCCTTAACAGTCCGGCATATCATAGCGGCGAATAGACTCCGCAAAGGACTTCGGAGCAGCGTCGAAAGTCAGAAGGATCCAGAGGTCGAGAACCGGAGGAAATCAATGATCTTACTCTTCGCTATATCAGCCAATTTCATATTGCTGTGGTTGACGTATGTAGTGCATTCTTTCAAGTGGCAAGTGCAAAATGTGTATTACAGAGACAAATATTTGAACAGCCCGGTATACAACATACAGCAGTTCGGATTTATGTTACAGTTTCTCAGCTCCTGCACCAACACCTGCATCTATGGTTTCACGCAGAAGAAATTCAGAGAGGAGCTGAAGAATGGTGTGAAATTCCTGGTTACGTTCGATGGGCGTTTATGTAAACTGAAGAATATATTCTTCATGACTCAGTTGAACGAGCGAAAAGCCTGA
- the LOC116978715 gene encoding tubulin alpha chain-like, whose translation MPSDKTIGGGDDSFNTFFSETGAGKHVPRAVFLDLEPTVIDEVRTGTYRQLFHPEQLITGKEDAANNYARGHCSIGKEIVDLVLDRIRKLADQCTGLQGFLIFHSFGGGTGSGFTSLLMERLSVDYGKKSKLEFSIYPAPQISTAVVEPYNAVLVTHCTLEHSDCSFMLDNEAIYDICRRNLDIERPTYTNLNRLLGQVVSSITASLRFDGALNVDLLEFQTNLVPYPRIHFPLVTYAPLISAEKAYHEQLSVSEITNACFEPANQMLKCDPRQGKYMACCMLYRGDVVPKDVNASIATIKTKRSIQFVDWCPTGFKVGINYQPPTVVPGGDLAKVQRAVCMLSNTTAVSLAWTRMNLKFDKMYAKRAFVHWYVGEGLEEGEFQDAREDMASLEKDYEEVGIDSADLDKKTEEEE comes from the exons ATGCCCAGCGACAAGACCATTGGAGGCGGCGACGACTCCTTCAACACCTTCTTCAGCGAGACGGGGGCGGGCAAGCATGTTCCGCGTGCCGTGTTTTTAGATCTGGAGCCCACGGTGATCG ATGAGGTGCGGACCGGCACTTACCGGCAGCTCTTCCACCCCGAGCAACTCATCACCGGCAAGGAGGACGCGGCCAATAACTACGCCCGGGGCCATTGCTCAATCGGCAAGGAGATCGTGGACCTGGTCCTGGATCGCATCCGGAAGCTG GCCGACCAGTGCACCGGACTGCAGGGGTTCCTCATCTTCCACAGTTTCGGTGGCGGCACCGGCTCgggcttcacctccctcctcatggAGAGACTGTCCGTCGACTACGGCAAGAAATCCAAGCTGGAGTTTTCCATCTACCCGGCGCCGCAGATATCCACTGCCGTGGTCGAGCCCTACAACGCCGTGCTGGTCACCCACTGCACCCTGGAGCACTCCGACTGCTCCTTCATGCTGGATAACGAGGCCATTTACGACATCTGCCGGCGGAACCTGGACATCGAGCGCCCCACCTACACCAACCTCAACCGCCTGCTGGGACAGGTAGTGTCGTCCATCACCGCCTCGCTGCGCTTCGACGGCGCCCTCAACGTTGACCTGCTCGAGTTCCAGACCAACCTGGTCCCCTACCCGCGCATTCACTTCCCGCTGGTGACCTACGCGCCCCTGATCTCGGCTGAGAAGGCTTACCACGAGCAACTGTCCGTGTCGGAGATCACCAACGCCTGCTTCGAGCCGGCCAACCAGATGCTCAAGTGCGACCCCCGCCAGGGCAAATACATGGCGTGCTGCATGCtgtaccgcggggacgtggtgccCAAGGACGTCAACGCCTCCATTGCCACCATCAAGACCAAGCGCTCCATCCAGTTCGTGGACTGGTGCCCGACCGGGTTCAAG GTGGGCATCAACTACCAGCCCCCGACGGTGGTGCCTGGGGGCGACCTGGCCAAGGTGCAACGCGCCGTCTGCATGCTGAGCAACACCACCGCCGTCTCCCTGGCCTGGACCCGCATGAACCTCAAGTTCGACAAGATGTACGCCAAGCGGGCCTTTGTCCACTGGTACGTGGGagaggggctggaggaaggtgAGTTCCAGGACGCGCGAGAGGACATGGCGTCGCTGGAGAAGGACTACGAAGAAGTGGGCATCGATTCGGCGGATCTGGACAAGAAGACCGAAGAGGAAGAGTGA